The stretch of DNA AGCAGAAGCTAAGGCAGAAGCAGAAGCTAAGGCAGAAGCAGAAGCTAAGGCAGAAGCAGAAGCTAAGGCAGAAGCAGAAGCTAAGGCAGAAGCAGAAGCCAAGGCAGAAGCAGAAGCCAAGGCAGAAGCAGAAGCCAAGGCAGAAGCAGAAGCCAAGGCAGAAGCAGAAGCTAAGGCAGAAGCAGAAGCCAAAGCGGAATCTTCAGACGAAGCGCCAACAGAAACTTCAAAAGAATCAGAGCCTTCCGCTAAAGAGAGCTCAGAAACAGCCGCTGAAGAAAGCCCGCAGTCGGAAGCAAGTCGTAAGACGGCAAAAGAACTGAAAGAATTCGGGCGCCTGTCGAGTAAGCCCGGAGGCACTGAGTTCCAGTCAGAGACTGCTGGAACGATGAAGACTATCGGTAAACTGCTTATCGAAGTGCAAGCGGTAGAAAACATTATCAAGGCCGGCGAAAGTGGCACTATTGGAAGTGGTCTGACCACGGCCCGTGTTATCTCAGCAGCGCGGGGCGAAGGCATCAAAGCGCTCTTGAGCAAAATCGACTCATACAGCGGCGTAGACGGCAGCATCATCGTCGGACATGACGGTCTTGTGATTGCATCTACAGCTGGTCCCGGCATGGATAAAGACACGCTGGGCGTCCTCTCAGTCGCATGCTTGAGCACAAGCAACCTCGCTACCAAGAAGCTGGAAATTGGGAAATTGCGTCAGATGGTGCTAGTAACCGACGTAAAAACGACAGTGTTGACCGACGTAGATGTAGGCATTCTGGCGGTATTTCTGGATAACAACGACGTCGGCAAAATCGATGGTCTTCTGGAAGCTATTCACGACACAATTCACGGATAGCGCATTCACAAATACCCAGAAAGCCGGTCGTTGTCGTGGTAGGCGCACGTCCTCGTACGCACACATTCGTGCTTAGAACACGCTACTGTGCTTAAAATCCATGCATCAGAAGCGCCACCAACTGGCAACTGCAATGCATGGAATTAACTACGTCGAAGTAAGTAAGGTCTACCTTAGTTAACTGTGGTGCGTGAGTCGAGTCGACTACTTAAGCTTCGAGATAGTCTCCAAAAGCTTAGCATTGTCAGGCATTCCCTGAATAACTTCCTGAATCACGCCAGCCTTATCGATGACAAACAAGACGCGACTTGAATTTGTCTTGCCTTCACCAATGGTGCCATAGAGTTTACCGACTTCGCCCTTACTGTCAGCCAACAATTTCTGTTTTAAACTGTACTGTTTGGCGAACTTATCGTGGCTCTGGAGAGAGTCACTGGAAACGCCGAACACAACAGTATCGGCTGATTCGAACTTGGAATAGTCTTCAGAGAATGCGCACATTTCTTTTGTGCAGCCGGGAGTGTTGTCCTTGGGGTAGAAGGCAAGGATAACGTTCTTTTTGCCGCGGAAATCCGACAAGGATACTTCGCCTTCAGGATAAGCGGCGACTTTGAATTCGGGTGCCTTTTCGCCAGCAACAGGCATGGTTGAGGCTTCGGTTGGTGAAGTCATGATTACTATCCTTCTTGTGGATGTGTGAAGAGAGCTAATTTTATCACTTAGCAGCTTCTTCCAGTTTCTCGAGAACCAATTGCTGATTAATTACCTCAGGAAGAACAATTGGCTGGTCTGGTCTGGATGACGGAAAAATTACATAGAGCGGTACGCCTGAACGATTGAACTTATTGAGCAGCTTTGTAATCTCAGGATCTTGCACAGTCCAATCAGCCTGCATCGGCACCACATTTAGTGCCTTGATTTTATTCACGACCGGCTCGCTATCCAGAACAGTTTTCTCGTTGAATTTACAGGTTAAACACCAATCGGCTGTGAAATCGAGAAGCACGGTCTTGTGATCAGCGATCTCTTTGTCTAACGCTTCGACGCTGAAAGGAACCCACTTGATTGGTGAATTGGTGTTTGCTTTCTCTACAGGTTGGGCTTTCATTCCTATTCCTGGCAGCGGATAGACGAATACGTAGAATGCAATTGCTGTAATTGCCCCCGCAATGGAATAAACAGTTACTTTGCGCCCTGTTTCGCTAGTCAAATCAATAAATCGACCGACCAGCCACGCAGCAAATGCCAGCGCAATTAGAAAGTAAGATGTGCTGATTATGCCTTCGATACCGAGTTGAGCACCAAGAACGCTGAGCAACCAGGCCACAGTAGCAAGCAATACAAAGCCGAGCGATTCTTTGAACTTCTCCATCCAAACGCCGGGCTTCGGCATGTATTTCATCCAGCCAGGCTGAGCCGTGAGCAGGAGGTAAGGCAATGACATTCCCACACCTATAGTGAAAAATATTGACGCCACAACCCACCACGGTTGCGAGAAGGCGAATCCTAACGCAGTGCCCAGGAATGGTGCTGTACAGGGCGTGGAGAGAATTGTTGCCAGAACACCCTTGAAGAAAGTCCCCGAATAGCCTTCTTTGTTGGCGAGCTGATCAACTGCGGTTTGACCAGGAACAAAAACATAGAACAAACCAAACAGACTCATCGCAAACAATAGAACCAGCGATGACATAGCAATCAGAAAACCCGGGTATTGAAATTGGAATCCCCATCCAACGCTGTTTCCAGTTGCTTGCAGCGCAATGACGATTGCGGCAAGCACCATGAATGATGAAATGATTCCGGCTGTGAACGTCAATCCCAGAAAACGAACACGAAGAGGCTCATCTTTAGCCTGTTCGAAAAAACTCAAGACCTTGATAGCAATGACTGGCAATACGCACGGCATTACGTTGAGGATGATGCCACCCACAAATGCGAGCCCCAAATAAACTAGAAGGCTCTGCGGCTTGTCTGCAGAACCTTCAACGGTGAACTTCTGATCAAGCACAGAAACACCATCCGGCGCTCGCGGATGACCGGTGCCACCTTGTTGAGGCACCGTAGACGATACCGCAGCGCCACTTTGAGTGCCGTCGGGACTTCCGTCGCCGCGAAGCGAAGACAGATCTCTACTGCTTCCATCAAGGCTCAAGTCTTTAACAGATCCCTCAAAACCGAGCTTGGAAAACTGCTCCACATTAGCAGCGGCAGCGCTCGAACCATTCTTGTCGACGGGTACCGACAGCGAAACTGACGCACCGCCTGGAACGCAGATCTCGGCACAGGAAAGCCATTTCACATCGACCTTGAAGTCGATCTTGTCACCATTGAACGCCGCTGGAGGCGTTATGGTGGCACCAATTAAAGTCTTGTCTTTATAACCGTAGGTGACTATTCCACTGTCGCTGAACTTTGATGGCTTCTCCCAGAGAAGCGGTCCGGCAGTGAATCCTGGAGGCAGCTTCCAGATAATTTTGGTGGGCAAGCCCGCATCGCCACTTTCTTTGTAATAAGTGTGCCAGCCGCTCTTCATAGTCAGCTCTACGCCCAACTTGAACGGTTTTCCAGCCTGAATAGCCGTCGTATCCGCGATCAACGCAGCGGTCACATAGGGCTGTTCAGTCGATACTTTTGCATGCGCTTCCTCCGCCTTAGCCACTTGACTGCAGAAGCTGCTGATGGAACAGACGCCTGCAAGCAAGAAAAAGAAACTGCAAAGGGTAACCAAAGTTCTATTCGAATACTTCATGCCAACTCCACCTGGATGTTTCAGGATTCTATCCTAAACTTGTGAAATTTTTATTCGTGCAGCCCATTGTGCTTGGCAATCTCTGCATAGACCGAGGCACTGTGCCTGAACGTCCGCTCTTGCGTCGAGTAGGTGACACGAACCAATCCAAAGCGAGGACGCAAACCCTCAGCCCACTCGAAATTATCGAGCAAAGACCAGTACATATATCCTTTTACGTTGGCACCATCTTCAATTGCATTGTGCAGCGCCGACAAATGAGTAGTCAGATAGTTGATCCGTTGATCGTCTGCCAGCGACCAATCTCCTTCATCCAGGTCATGCGCAAAGGCAGTTGCAAACCCATTTTCAGTAATTACTATCGGGCGCAGAGTGCCGTTGGAATTGTATTTGAACGGACTCAAATCATAAATCAAAGTCTTATATAGCCCGTCCGGGTAATGTTCCCAGCCCATGCAATTGACTTCGAGTTCGTATTCGCTTGACGCAGTTCCGAAAATGTCAATCGGCCACTTGTAGGTAAATTCGGAAAGTTCACGCGTGTAATAGTTGACGGCGATCCAGTCCATAGCGCCTTTGAGACCCGGAATCTCACCGCTGATTTTCTTCACCTCGGCATTAGTGCTAAGCGGATATGGAAATTGTAAATTGCCTGTCTGCACCGCCATAGGAAACATCAAATTGAAGACGTAGTCTCGATAGTAGCGAACCATGTGATCGAGAGGATTCCAGCGATGCTTTGGCGTAAAGGGTCGCCAGTGCATGGTGAAACTGACCGGTTTACCCGGCGTTTGCTTGTGCAAAGCAGCATAAGCTTTTCCATGTGCCTCGAGCATGTAACGAATGCACTGAAAGGCTTTCAGATAGTCGTTGCGAAATCCGGGCGGCCAGGCGCCGGTGACAAAGCTCTGATAGGCATACGCGAGCGGCTCATTCAGAGTTATCCAGTAATCGACGAGGTCGCCGAATGCTTCGGCCGCCAGTGCCGCAAATCGCTCAAACTCGGTAATTGAAAGAGGCGAAGTCCAACCTCCTGCGTCACTCAGCCAGCGTGGCAGAGTGAAATGGAAGAGAGTGACGAATGTCGTAATACCTTCCTTTTTCAAGCCAGAGAGGAGCCCACGATAGTAGGCGACAGACTCGGCATTGAGGGTGTAAGGCTTACCGTCCTGAGGCGGTTCCGGGCAAAGCGCAGGCCAATTCAAACTGAGCCTGAACGCATTTAGATTAAGCTTGCGACATATTTCAATGTCGTCGCTGTAACGATTATAGAAATCACAGGCTCGATCGGCAGTTGTCGCATCTGAGATTTTGCCGTCCAGAGTGGTCCATTCAGACCAGTCAGAGCTGCGATTCGACATTTCGTGAGGATGCCCTTCTATCTGAAAGTGCGATGTTGCAGCACCCCAGAGAAATCCATCCGGAAATTTTAGAAAACGGCGGTCTGTCAAGATACCTATTGAGCTGCGCAGATTACTGCTTCCAGCTCATCCCCCATAAATAGATCGACATAAATGACGGCAAAGTGTTCCCGCAGTCATCCAGCAAAATGCTTTACGTACCTCACTCCAAACAGGAATCTACGAGCTTGGCAAGCCTATAATAGGTGGCGATTCCACTACACTATCTAACTTAGCAGAATAAGTTTGACTACAGTCACCGGTGCCCCGTTAGCGCCAGATATTCAACAAAATTCAACACTTGCATGTGTGCTGCTGGCGCCGTTCAAAAAGCCTGTATTGCGCGATACATTGCTGTGCCTGGCGATTGTACTCATCAATCTCTACTGTTTTCATCGCACGATCAATGGCTACTTCTTAGCTGACGACTTTGTTCATGTGCCTTATCTGGTCAAGGTTTTCAACGGTCACGCCGATCTGCTCCTGCAAAACTTTTATACAAATTGGGTGCAGGCACAGGGCACTCAGTTCTACAGACCCCTCATTTCGCTGACCCTGGCTCTCGACTACTTATTCTGGAAAGCTAATCCCGTCGGCTATCACATCACCAACCTGCTCTACCAAATAGCGTCGAGCATCCTGCTTTTCCTCTGCACACGACGGTTATTCAGCTTCAAGACGGCAGCAGAATCAAACTGCGTCGGTTTTCTGGCCGGTGCCTTTTTCGCCGCCTGTCCGCTGCACCCAGAAGTGGTGAGCTGGATTATTGCCCGAGTCGACAGCGTGCAAACAACTTTTCTCCTGGCAAGTTTGTGGATGTACCTGCGCGCCCGTGACCTGGTGAGCCCCCCACTCAGTCGAGCACTCAGCTATTCATGCTTCGTACTCGCTTTGCTCTCAAAAGAAATGGCAATCACTTTGCCACCAACGCTCGTGCTACTTGAACTAATCAAATCGGAAAAATCCGGTTTTATCGAGCGAATCAAAGAGGCGGGCAAAGCGACCTGGCAATATTGGCTGATTCTAGCTATCTACATGGGCGTGCGCACCGCTTCACTGGGAACCATATCTGGTGGCTACGCAGGATCTATTGGTCAGGGATTGAGTTCATCTCTCTTCAAACGCTGGTTTCAAGACGGCTCTTTTGGCCGGGTGTTGCTGCCTCTCAACATAGAGCTGCCAGGTGGCACCGCACACAAATTGGTGCGCTCGTTGAAACTGTTTTATGAACTTGCTGCTGCTCTTTTAGTGGCTCGAATGGCACTGCTTTTCAGAGACGGCGCACTATCTGTATATCTGCGCAGGCTGCTGTTTGCAGCTGGCTGGTTTGTAATTGCAATGCTGCCCACATATCAGGTCTGGAATCTAACCGAAACACTTCAGGGAAGTCGGTTCATCTACCTCGGTACAGCACCGCTTTGCTTACTTGCAGCCTTGTTAATCTCCCCACTGCGCTTTGAAATCAATTGTGCCGGCAGCAAGCTCATCAATCTGCTTTCAAGCATTGTCTCAGTATTGATCTTGTGGACAGGCATGCAAATCACATACCAGAACAACAGCGCCTGGGCCCAGGCAAGCAAGGGAGTCCGAGACTTCAGAGCGGCAATTGAGCATTGGTTTGAAGCCCGCGAAAACGAAGGACGCAAACTAGTTGTCCTCAATATTCCTCAAAAATTTGCTGGCGCGCATATGATTTACAACGCCGCCACTCTAAGTGTTTTATTGCGTCCGCCACTCAGCTCAAAAGATTTTTCAGATAGCGTTGTCACATTCGAGCCAATCACATTCGGCTCCGCAGACTTGCTAAACATTTCCCGATTGCGTCGACTGTTGGCAGACTCTTCAAAGTATAAATTCACGCGCTGGGATAGCGGAAAACACGTCCTTGTACCTTTGTCGCTCGCCAGTACACCGCTGAAGAAAGAAATTCAGGGCTCGGATTACACCGATTCCAGAAGCAGTGGTAATGAGACTTTTCTCGTTTCGCCACCAATAGATATCTCATCATCTTCCGTCGATTTCGTCGATGTACAGCTCGCTCAAACTAAGACGACGACACGCTCTTCCGACTCAGACAGCACCGGCGCCGATCGAGACGAACAGGGTGCACAAGCGTCGAACGTGCTGACTATGAGTTGGAATACCGAAAAGGATCCGATTTTCCGCGACAGCAGAACCATTGCAGAAGCCTTTGACAAGCCAAAAGAGCTGCGATTTACAGTTTCTGAGCATAAGAATTGGGTGGGAAGCGAGTCGATTCATCAGTTGAAATTCGATTTACCAGATGGCGTGAAAATCAAAAAGGTAACGCTGCTCAGCGGCGAAAGTGCGATTCCAACTATCGCTCCAGACACGACGGAACCAAAGAAAGACGGTCGCACTGTAGCAGAAGACGTCGGCGGCGTTTCCCGCCCCGGCAGAATAATTGGTCCATTCACCTACGACGTTTCAAAAGTTGCGGGCGCCGACCATGCTGTCTTTGAAATTTCCAAAGCAGATTCCTGGTTCGAGCACTACTCAGGAACATTCAGAGACAAGACGCTTTCACCAGAAGCATTGCTGACAAAATCGACCACTGAAAAGTCAGGTCAGTTCAGTCTACCGGCTCAGGAACTGGACAGACCAGGCTTTTACGAAATCAGAGTGTGCGCAGTCGACAAGAACGGAAAACTCTGTGGATTTCCATCCGACCCAATTGATCTGCAGTTTTCTGCCGAGGACATCAAGAAACAGTAGTGACCATGCAAGCCACCACCTCTACAGATTCGGAACAGGGCTTCATCTTGCCGCCCAACAGAATTGAACTGGGACGACTGAAAGTACAAATGGTCCTGGGCATTCTGCTGATTTTGGTGGCATGTTTTGTCAACTACTATCCCAGCTTAAATGTTGGTTTGCTTCTGGACGACTTCAACAATGTCGATTACGTCTATCGAGCCTGGCACGGAGACGCCGCCGATTTCCTATCGAACTTCTACAGCAACTGGGCGAAGCTTGACGTAATGCGGTCGTACCGTCCGTTCATTTCACTGAGCTTTTTCACCGACTACGCAATGTTTGGTCTGCACTACGCGGGCTACCACATGACTAACATTGTCATGTTCGCCACCTGTGCGGTTTTTGTCAGCCTGATTGCGCTCGAATTGACGGGAATGTACGGCAATCGCTCCAGGGCGTCAGTGGCAATCTGGGCCGGACTGCTGTTTGCAGTAGATCCGCTGCACGTCGAATCTGTGACGTGGATCATCGGCAGAGTCGATTTGCTTTGCAGCGTCTTTTATTTTGCCTCAGTATTTTGCTTTCTCCGATTCAGATTGGTGCGAGATCGCACATATTTACTGGCCGCACTGGTCTGTTTTTTCATCGCGCTAGGCAGCAAAGAAATGGCTGTCACACTGCCTATCGTGCAAACCATGGCATGCTTCCTGCCGATTGGTCCGGCGAAGAACAGCACGCGAACACTAACGCAAAAAATAATTCAAAGCGATTTAAAAATTGCTTTCCTGTTCTGGATCGAACTGGCCGGATTCTGGGTTTTACGGCGAACAATTCTGGGAGCAGATATAGGCGGCTACGGAAGCACCGATCTGAAGACCGTTTTGAACAGCTGGAGAAATTTTGCCGATCGACCCAGCATGGCAAAAGTATTTTTGCCCTTGAATGAAGAGCTCACGTTTTCGCCGCTATTAATCAAAACCTGTTGGTCAGGCTTCGGCATAATTTTTGCAGCAGCACTACTGCGGCTGTTGAACTCACGAAAGTTGCTCGTACCTGTAAGCTTCTTGCTGCTCTGGGCTGTTCTGGCTATTTTACCGACTTTTCAAATCTGGCACATTTATCCAAACCTCGTTGGCAGCCGCTTATTCTTCACCTCGTCTGCACCTCTGTGCATTGCTATAGCGCTCTGTGCCATACCGGCAACAGACGCGATAGGAAGGTTCGCTACACGCATGTGGTCATACGTCGGCATGACAGCACTGCTGATTGTCTTTGTTTGCTGGTCATTCATACTGCAGGTCAACTTAAAACCCTGGCAGGTTGCCTCCAATCACATGAAGACATTCCGACGACAGCTTACAGAAATCTCGGCTCAGCTCAAGCCGGGAGAAAGAGCACTGCTTCTGAATCTTCCGCCTGATTACCAGGGTGCCGGTCTGGTCACACGTTCATGGTACGTTGAGCAGATCTGCCGACCACCGTTTGCGCCGACAGACACATCGAACAGATTCATCAGTGTGGAGCCGGTCGTTTCTGGAAGTCACGATTATCTATGGCCGACCGAAGTGAACAACCTTTTGCGAGATAAGAAAGTAGCGGCAAAAGTGATCTGGAATCCGTCCACAGGAGAATTTGAGAAATTCTCAAAACGCCCGGACATTACGACTCTCGGCGCTGACAGCGCCAAAGTAATTTCGGAATCTAACTTTCTGGGTGCCACCATCGACCCTGACAGCGCCTGGTCTGGTGTCGACAAAGAATGGCGTGTGCAGTCAGACAGACTACCAGGCATGGAGATACATTCCGAGTTCAGACGTCTCTATCCTGCTATCCGCGCACGCAAGAAAGGGGCACCACCCACGATGACATTCTGGTTGCCCGTAAAAGACATAAATCCCCTCGTCCAGAATTACGCACAACTCAATATGAAAGTGCACGGCAGCGACTCAGAATTGGACAAATGCCGCTTCGTCTGGAAATCGACAGGTCTGAATCATCCCGGTCAAACCGACCACGAAGCTTTGATACAGCGCTCTGCTGACGGCAAGTACTTTGTCTGGCTGGGGCGCTACCGAGGCTGGAGCCTGAATGATTCACCCACTGCGGTCGGGCTGAGAATGCCATCCGGCGACTACTGTATCGACCTGAAAAACATAGAACTGAGCAGCGATGAAACACTGAAACCATCGATAAGCATCGACAACGACAGCACCACATACGGTACTCCTGGAACGGTCGTGCGTCCGAAAGCGCAAAGCACTAAAGTACGATGGCAGGCGAGCCGCCCTGGCGTCGCATCTGTAATCATAAAGGTCAGCAAGCCGAATCTAGTCTTCGACCCATACTCTGAATTAGACGTCGCCTCAGGCCCGACCGGCAACGTAGCAAAAGAGCTGGCAAAGAGCGAATTGCAAGGCGAGATGCCGATCGCCGATCTGAAATTGCCGGAAGGAACAACTCAGATACAGGTAATCGGCATCGACGAAGATGGAAAGCAGGTGGGTCTCCCATCTGAGCCAATCAGTGTCAAGATTTGAAGTCGACCTCAGATCAAGAAGTCGCTTGTAGCACCAGAAATCGGATTGAACTTTAGAACGTCACCATCAACGGATTCGCAGGTGGCGCGACAGGCACGCTCTTGAGCGGACGAAGATTGGCAGGCGTAGGAGCCGGCTGCATCCAGCTCATTACCGTCGGTGCGGCAAAGATCCAGGTCGCGCCCAGCACTACCAGCCCAACCAGAGCCATTATCGATACAGCCATAGCTTGCTTGATCCTGGTTTTCGCGACTGTCGGCAGATGCATATATCCAAGCATCATGAGAGAAGCGACACACGCAAAGGCAAAGGCGAAAGCCGACAAATCTTGGACGCTGAAAGTCGGCACTTCAGACACACAAGCGTGAGCTGGAAGCGCAGCTGACAGGAGCGGCAGTGAGGCAAGTAAGTATCTTTTACGCATAGCTCTGACCAGTAAGGGATATTAATCGATCATGAGGGCTGAAGCCAAAGTTGTAAAGAGGGTTTCAGCATAAATAACATTAGGGTTTTTCACCTTTTATCTCAGCACTAACCTGCTTCCGGCTGCCCGCTCTGGCATGGACTTTGGCACTCTCAAACCGATATAGAGAGCCAGGTAGGCCACACAATTGATGAGGAAGGCAGAAAGAAGGGCTCTCCAGCCGAGGTCGCCTCCAAATCCCATGGAGTCGAAAAGCATTGATAGGACGTTGAGAATCAAGTTCAAACCGTTGCAGACGAAAACCGGAGAGAGAACGAGCAATGCATTTTCAAACTCAGGACGTTTCGATCTGACAGCCGATCTTGAGAAATAGCTGACCAGAGCAATGGTGCTCGCGTAAGCCAACAATTCAACTGGAAACAAACGCTCAGTCAGGGTAAAAGCAAGCACTGTCGACGAAGCTATCAAAGTGCCAAGAATCTGCAAATTCCAGAGTTCCGGCAAATTCAGACTGGAGACACGCAGTCGAGCCCGGTTCCATCGAGTCAGGAAGTATGCCACCACACCAACGAAAGCTGCCAGACCGATTTCGCCCGCGCGAAAAAACAGATCGTTATCGATGAGCGAATCCCAGAGCGCCGCTCCGACAAGGCTTACTAACAGTATCCAGAAGATTCTAGTGGAGTGTTTCGCTCGAGTTCGGCCAGCCACTAAAATGCCCAGACAAATTGGAAAAACAAGGTGGGCAAGTGAAAAGTTGGCGACGATACCCTGATTGAAAGCACGCTGCTGACCAAACATTACGTCAACCAGTTTGTAACCCCAGTCGTAACCGCCGCGCACCAGCAAGACTGATGAAACAGTCATCACTAGCAGCGCAACCACCGTTCTAAAATTGGAAATCATCCTGGCTTGTTCCAAAACCGAAGCTCTGGTTGCTCTTGTTTCGGTCTTAGAAACGGCTGGCAGAGTTAATGCTGCAGCAACCCACTCATCTTCCTGAGCAAATGGATCTGAAACGATGCGATATGCAGACTTGAACTTCTCTTTGTGACGCATAACTCCCTCACTAAACCAAAGGAGCTACGAGCTGGGTCTAGAGAATTAGGAGGAAACCGCCATATCTGGCGGCACATTTTTTCGCGCAGACAAGAAAGCCGAGAGTTCGCGATTGATCTGCGAGACAACGGCAGGTCCATGATAGACAAGAGCGGTGTAGAGTTGAACGGCAGTAGCTCCCGCTTCCAGGAACTCAAACGCATCTCGCCCACTTGAGATTCCGCCGCAGGCAATGATTTGCTGCTCAGTTGTTTTGATTTTTGCGACGCGCTGAACCAGCTTGAAAGCCTTTGCCTTAAGCGGTTTGCCGCTAAGTCCACCGTTTCCAATTTCGGAGATGCGAGAAGCGCTGGTCTTCAATCCATCTCGACTGACAGACGTGTTGCCGCAAATAAACCCGGCGAGACCGTGGGTGCTTGCGATTGCCACTATATCCTCGACCAATTCATCTGAACTATCGGGAGACATTTTGATGAATACCGGAAGACCGGCGTTGTTTCTCTCTTGCACTTCACTCATGATGTCATTGAGTTGCTGGCGCTCATTGATAATGCCTTCGTGTGTATTAGGACAGCTGGCATTGAAAGCAACATAGGCAAGTGGAAGTGCCTTCACATAATCAAAAGTGGTCAGGACATCCTCAATTGCCTTGTCTCCTTGAACTTCAGGGAGATTTGTCTTGGCAATATTCAGCCCCGTCGGCAGAGCGAAACGCGCCGAAGCCAGACGAGACGCCACAACCTGGGCGCCGTCTCCGTTCAATCCCAACCTGTTAATTACAGCCTCATCAGCCGGAAGCCTGAATAGCCGAGGCTTGGGGTTGCCACCAGTAGACCGTGCGCAGACAGAACCGACCTCGACGAAGCCAAATCCCAGCCTATCTGCAACTTCAACAAGCCGTCCATTTTTATCAAAACCGGCAGCAAGACCGACAGGGTTTTTCAGGACAGTGCCTGATAATTTTGTTGACAGGTGGGGCGACTGAAATTCGAACCGAAAGGGGCTGAGAGCCAAAAGGGGCGCCAGTTTATGAACCAGATCGTGTGCACGTTCAGGGTCCATTTTGAACAAAGCTGGGCGAATCAGAGTCTCGTACATGCCCCGATCATAGCGGGCATTTAAGCCAAAAGCAGCTAAAGTTACGTTAGAGGCAAGACGCTTTGTCGAACTCCAGCCTGAACCGCTCAGGGCTGATGTCAGGGGATCTTAGTGCATAGACAGTGGGATATTCAGCTCTGACGGGGCATATGTTAAATGGGTCGAGCTAGCCGCCGAAGCCATCCGTGCGGCGCCCCCTTGCAAAGAGACGCTTGAGTTGGAAAAAAACGTCGGCAAAGCCTGCAGCAGCTGTGGTCAAGTTTTTGACCCCAGCATTGCCTTCTGCCCAGCCGATGGAACGAAGCTATCGTCCGAACTGGTAACTGCGACTTCTCACGAGTTGATTCAGGTGACAAGCCGCCACCGCATCAAGGCGGAAGGAACATCAGAGTCGGAGAGAGCGGCTAAGAAAGATGCGGCAACACGAGTTTCGTCACCGCAGATAGTGCTCGAGGCGCCAACACAAAACGAAGCTCAGGAAAAATTGAAAACAGACAAACAGAAAGAACAACAAAACGAATCGCAGAAGCAGTCGCAGAAAGGTTTCTCGGAAGACAAAACGCGCAACGAATCATTTGGAAACGGTTCCAAGAAACACGCGTTCGTTTCAGACGATGACGAGAGTGATGCCGCCGACGAACTACGAGAGACTAGATCTCACTTAATTCCCACACTGATCGGGCAAACTTTAGAC from Candidatus Melainabacteria bacterium encodes:
- a CDS encoding roadblock/LC7 domain-containing protein — its product is AEAKAEAEAKAEAEAKAEAEAKAEAEAKAEAEAKAEAEAKAEAEAKAEAEAKAEAEAKAEAEAKAESSDEAPTETSKESEPSAKESSETAAEESPQSEASRKTAKELKEFGRLSSKPGGTEFQSETAGTMKTIGKLLIEVQAVENIIKAGESGTIGSGLTTARVISAARGEGIKALLSKIDSYSGVDGSIIVGHDGLVIASTAGPGMDKDTLGVLSVACLSTSNLATKKLEIGKLRQMVLVTDVKTTVLTDVDVGILAVFLDNNDVGKIDGLLEAIHDTIHG
- a CDS encoding peroxiredoxin, with product MTSPTEASTMPVAGEKAPEFKVAAYPEGEVSLSDFRGKKNVILAFYPKDNTPGCTKEMCAFSEDYSKFESADTVVFGVSSDSLQSHDKFAKQYSLKQKLLADSKGEVGKLYGTIGEGKTNSSRVLFVIDKAGVIQEVIQGMPDNAKLLETISKLK
- a CDS encoding glycosyl hydrolase family protein, giving the protein MRSSIGILTDRRFLKFPDGFLWGAATSHFQIEGHPHEMSNRSSDWSEWTTLDGKISDATTADRACDFYNRYSDDIEICRKLNLNAFRLSLNWPALCPEPPQDGKPYTLNAESVAYYRGLLSGLKKEGITTFVTLFHFTLPRWLSDAGGWTSPLSITEFERFAALAAEAFGDLVDYWITLNEPLAYAYQSFVTGAWPPGFRNDYLKAFQCIRYMLEAHGKAYAALHKQTPGKPVSFTMHWRPFTPKHRWNPLDHMVRYYRDYVFNLMFPMAVQTGNLQFPYPLSTNAEVKKISGEIPGLKGAMDWIAVNYYTRELSEFTYKWPIDIFGTASSEYELEVNCMGWEHYPDGLYKTLIYDLSPFKYNSNGTLRPIVITENGFATAFAHDLDEGDWSLADDQRINYLTTHLSALHNAIEDGANVKGYMYWSLLDNFEWAEGLRPRFGLVRVTYSTQERTFRHSASVYAEIAKHNGLHE
- a CDS encoding quinone-dependent dihydroorotate dehydrogenase encodes the protein MYETLIRPALFKMDPERAHDLVHKLAPLLALSPFRFEFQSPHLSTKLSGTVLKNPVGLAAGFDKNGRLVEVADRLGFGFVEVGSVCARSTGGNPKPRLFRLPADEAVINRLGLNGDGAQVVASRLASARFALPTGLNIAKTNLPEVQGDKAIEDVLTTFDYVKALPLAYVAFNASCPNTHEGIINERQQLNDIMSEVQERNNAGLPVFIKMSPDSSDELVEDIVAIASTHGLAGFICGNTSVSRDGLKTSASRISEIGNGGLSGKPLKAKAFKLVQRVAKIKTTEQQIIACGGISSGRDAFEFLEAGATAVQLYTALVYHGPAVVSQINRELSAFLSARKNVPPDMAVSS